One segment of Xanthomonas oryzae pv. oryzae DNA contains the following:
- a CDS encoding ABC transporter substrate-binding protein has product MRLMWMLVVLLIHGIAYAEPGQVRRFPAQGRVHVQLRVQGSTDLEVFGAVIQDYQRLHPGTEVIYEDVIAWDIYDHYVHPARDAIKADMLISASMDLQTKLVNDGHALAHRSAQTAALPAWAQWRHEVFGISYEPVAIVYNTRNLDAARVPRTRRQLLALLRAPDAPLRGKVGTYNVERSGVGYLFATQDGQVGSIAGALLAALGTNRVALEERTGTLLDRVSRGELLLAYNVLGSYAQARIDAGAPLGIVQPQDYTLVALRTAVIPKTAPHALEARRFLDYLLSPRGQQVLSREARLMPILQAAGGRGGSAQPPFRPIPLGPGLLVYLDKLKRRQFLEAWRASTQPPR; this is encoded by the coding sequence ATGCGGCTGATGTGGATGTTGGTCGTGCTGCTGATCCATGGCATCGCTTACGCAGAGCCCGGCCAGGTGCGCCGCTTTCCTGCACAGGGTCGCGTGCATGTGCAGTTGCGTGTACAGGGCTCCACCGATCTGGAAGTATTCGGCGCCGTCATCCAGGACTACCAGCGGCTGCATCCGGGCACCGAGGTGATCTACGAAGACGTGATTGCCTGGGATATCTACGATCACTACGTGCACCCTGCCCGAGATGCGATCAAGGCAGACATGCTGATCAGCGCCAGCATGGATCTGCAGACCAAGCTGGTGAACGATGGCCACGCGCTTGCGCATCGGTCCGCACAGACCGCAGCATTGCCGGCGTGGGCGCAATGGCGCCATGAAGTCTTCGGCATCAGTTACGAGCCGGTGGCCATCGTCTACAACACGCGCAATCTGGATGCCGCCCGCGTGCCGCGCACGCGCCGGCAATTGCTGGCGCTGTTGCGCGCCCCCGATGCGCCGCTGCGCGGCAAGGTGGGCACCTACAATGTCGAACGCAGCGGCGTGGGGTATCTGTTCGCCACCCAGGACGGTCAGGTGGGCAGCATCGCCGGTGCATTGCTGGCGGCGCTGGGCACCAACCGGGTGGCGTTGGAAGAACGCACCGGCACCTTGCTCGACCGCGTCAGCCGTGGCGAGTTGCTGCTGGCCTACAACGTGCTCGGCTCCTACGCGCAGGCCCGCATCGATGCCGGCGCGCCGCTGGGCATCGTGCAGCCCCAGGACTACACGCTGGTGGCGTTGCGTACCGCGGTGATTCCCAAGACTGCGCCACACGCGCTGGAAGCACGCAGATTTCTCGACTATCTACTCTCACCGCGCGGCCAGCAGGTGCTTTCGCGTGAGGCGCGCTTGATGCCGATCCTGCAGGCCGCCGGTGGCCGTGGTGGTTCGGCGCAGCCACCGTTCCGCCCGATTCCACTCGGCCCCGGTCTGCTGGTGTATCTGGACAAACTCAAACGCCGCCAGTTTCTGGAGGCCTGGCGCGCGAGCACGCAGCCGCCGCGCTAG
- a CDS encoding response regulator transcription factor: protein MADLTILVADDHPLFRAAVLHVLQQTLPQANVVEASSAATLSAMLRSHPQAELVLLDLAMPGARGFSALLHVRGEHPDIPVVVISSNDHPRVIRRAQQFGAAGFIPKSTPAESIGTAVASVLDGGTWFPPMTAERSEADAQLASKLAQLTPQQFRVLLSLADGLLNKQIAHELGLAENTVKVHVTAILKKLDCYSRTQAAVLVKALEPEGEG, encoded by the coding sequence ATGGCCGATCTCACCATTCTCGTCGCCGACGACCACCCGCTGTTCCGCGCTGCCGTGCTCCATGTGCTGCAGCAGACCCTGCCGCAGGCCAATGTGGTGGAAGCGTCCAGCGCCGCCACCTTGAGCGCGATGCTGCGTTCGCACCCGCAGGCCGAGTTGGTGCTGCTGGATCTGGCCATGCCCGGTGCGCGCGGTTTTTCGGCGCTGCTGCATGTGCGTGGCGAGCACCCGGACATTCCGGTGGTGGTGATCTCCTCCAACGATCATCCGCGCGTGATCCGGCGTGCGCAGCAGTTCGGCGCGGCCGGTTTCATTCCCAAATCCACCCCGGCCGAATCGATCGGCACCGCCGTGGCCAGCGTGCTCGATGGCGGCACCTGGTTCCCGCCAATGACCGCCGAGCGCTCGGAGGCGGATGCGCAACTGGCCTCCAAACTCGCTCAGCTCACGCCGCAGCAGTTTCGCGTGTTGCTGAGCCTGGCCGATGGCCTGCTCAACAAGCAGATCGCACACGAACTGGGCCTGGCCGAGAACACCGTCAAGGTGCACGTCACCGCCATCCTGAAGAAGCTCGACTGCTACAGCCGCACGCAGGCGGCAGTGCTGGTCAAGGCGCTGGAGCCGGAAGGCGAGGGCTGA
- a CDS encoding aldo/keto reductase, which yields MAHRHQPRSLDHYRLLGRSGLRVWPLSLGTMTFGQAWGWGADAGEAKRIFDAYANRGGNVINTALNSTNGGSERILGALTRDRRERFDAADVSSSRKGVIASTGHLNARSLEIAEVVGAVADALGASRSQVALAWTLRNPAVVSPVMGARTLQQAEDNVDALEIVLSDEQLARLDAASAVPQIFPERFIGRPMAQQLIYGTHHVQLRCLITTEQP from the coding sequence ATAGCACATAGGCATCAGCCACGCTCACTGGACCACTACCGCCTGCTCGGCCGCTCCGGCCTGCGCGTCTGGCCGCTGTCGCTGGGCACCATGACCTTCGGCCAAGCATGGGGCTGGGGCGCGGACGCAGGCGAAGCCAAGCGCATCTTCGATGCCTACGCCAACCGCGGCGGCAACGTCATCAACACCGCGTTGAATTCCACCAACGGCGGCTCCGAACGCATTCTCGGCGCGTTGACCAGGGACCGCCGCGAACGCTTCGATGCGGCAGACGTGTCGAGCAGCCGCAAGGGAGTGATCGCCTCTACCGGGCATCTCAATGCGCGCTCGCTGGAGATCGCCGAGGTGGTCGGTGCGGTCGCCGACGCACTGGGCGCATCGCGCTCGCAGGTGGCGCTGGCCTGGACCCTGCGCAACCCGGCCGTGGTGTCGCCGGTGATGGGCGCACGCACGTTGCAACAGGCCGAAGACAACGTCGACGCGCTGGAGATCGTGCTCAGCGACGAGCAGCTCGCGCGCCTGGATGCCGCCAGCGCAGTGCCGCAAATTTTTCCCGAACGTTTCATCGGCAGGCCGATGGCGCAACAGTTGATTTACGGCACCCATCACGTGCAGCTGCGCTGCCTGATCACCACCGAGCAGCCATGA
- a CDS encoding LysR family transcriptional regulator: MTIKFDLNDLQAFRAVAENGSFRRAAERIRITQPALSRRIDKLESALNVKLFERTTRKVSLTTVGQAFMPQVERMLDDLDMALMSIGDAGSRRMGTVTVACVPSAAYYFMPQAIHGLHQLFPKIRIRLLDGSASHVSAAVASGEADFGVSFSGNLAPEVEFELLLQERYVIACRQDHPLSGRAQVSWQEVYGYDYITLDKTSGNRLLLDRALSAFTPDKPSICETRHVTTLLGLVEAGVGIAAVPSIAMPSGPHPVLATVPLVEPEVSRNVGILKRRGRTLTPTALELAELVRRMPARSR, encoded by the coding sequence GTGACCATCAAATTCGACCTCAACGATCTACAGGCATTCCGTGCGGTTGCCGAAAACGGCAGCTTTCGCCGCGCTGCAGAACGTATTCGCATCACGCAGCCGGCGCTCAGCCGCAGGATCGACAAGCTCGAGTCGGCGTTGAACGTCAAGCTGTTCGAGCGCACCACGCGCAAGGTCTCGCTCACCACCGTCGGCCAGGCCTTCATGCCGCAGGTCGAGCGCATGCTCGATGATCTGGACATGGCACTGATGAGCATCGGCGATGCAGGTTCCAGAAGGATGGGCACGGTGACCGTGGCGTGTGTGCCATCTGCGGCGTACTACTTCATGCCGCAGGCGATCCACGGGTTGCATCAGCTGTTTCCGAAAATCCGCATCAGGTTGCTCGATGGCAGTGCCAGTCACGTCAGTGCGGCAGTGGCCTCCGGTGAAGCGGATTTTGGCGTCAGCTTCAGCGGCAACCTGGCGCCGGAGGTGGAGTTCGAACTGTTGTTGCAAGAGCGCTATGTGATTGCCTGCCGCCAAGACCATCCCTTGTCCGGTCGCGCACAGGTCAGCTGGCAGGAGGTCTACGGGTACGACTACATCACGCTGGACAAGACATCGGGCAACCGGCTACTGCTGGATCGGGCGCTGTCTGCATTCACGCCGGACAAGCCGAGCATCTGCGAGACCCGGCATGTCACCACGTTGCTGGGATTGGTGGAGGCCGGCGTCGGTATTGCCGCCGTGCCGTCGATCGCAATGCCGTCCGGCCCGCATCCGGTGTTGGCGACGGTGCCGCTGGTCGAACCGGAGGTGTCGCGCAACGTAGGGATCCTCAAACGCCGCGGACGGACGCTGACACCGACCGCGCTGGAACTGGCGGAACTGGTGCGACGGATGCCTGCACGCTCACGGTGA
- a CDS encoding substrate-binding domain-containing protein, protein MMRPLWKKVLAAIVAAALLPIAASAQELTVMTSGGFTAAVERLAPQYTRQTGVKVTTLLGPSMGETPQAIPNRLARGEHADVVIMVGSALQKLIDTGLVAPASRVELADSRIGMVVRSGTPKPKIDSVEHFKQTLLHADSVAYSDSASGVYIETTLFKKLRIEGPMMAKSKKIPRIPVATVVADGSYQLGFQQVAELLPVAGVQFVGKIPEPLQSITRYAAGVPVNAEHPEAAKRLLAYLQSGDAQAVARVTGLDPASP, encoded by the coding sequence ATGATGCGGCCCCTGTGGAAAAAAGTGCTGGCTGCGATCGTTGCGGCGGCGCTGCTGCCGATAGCGGCAAGCGCGCAGGAGTTGACCGTGATGACCTCCGGTGGGTTCACGGCCGCCGTCGAACGCTTGGCGCCGCAATACACCAGGCAGACCGGGGTGAAGGTCACCACGTTGCTTGGCCCTTCGATGGGCGAAACGCCACAAGCCATTCCCAACCGGCTCGCACGCGGTGAGCATGCCGATGTGGTGATCATGGTCGGCAGCGCGCTGCAGAAGCTGATCGACACAGGCCTGGTGGCCCCGGCATCGCGGGTGGAACTGGCCGATTCCAGGATCGGCATGGTGGTGCGCAGCGGTACCCCCAAGCCGAAGATCGACAGCGTCGAACACTTCAAACAGACGTTGCTGCACGCCGATTCGGTTGCCTATTCCGACAGCGCCAGCGGCGTCTACATCGAAACCACACTGTTCAAGAAGTTGCGGATCGAAGGCCCGATGATGGCCAAGAGCAAGAAGATCCCGCGCATCCCGGTGGCCACGGTGGTGGCCGATGGCAGCTATCAGCTCGGCTTTCAGCAGGTGGCCGAACTGCTTCCGGTGGCAGGCGTGCAGTTTGTCGGCAAGATCCCCGAACCGCTGCAGTCGATCACGCGCTATGCGGCGGGCGTTCCGGTCAACGCGGAGCATCCCGAGGCGGCCAAGCGCCTGCTTGCGTACCTGCAGTCGGGTGATGCGCAGGCGGTTGCGCGCGTGACTGGCCTGGACCCGGCGTCACCGTGA
- a CDS encoding MFS transporter, which yields MHTYRGGRLMQTSRIEGKPQSKLGMVLRVTSGNFLEQFDFFLFGFYATQIAAAFFPASNEFASLMMTFAVFGAGFLMRPLGAVILGAYIDDVGRRQGLIVTLAIMASGTVLVVLVPGYASIGLWAPALVLLGRLLQGFSAGAEMGGVSVYLTEIATPGRRGFYASWQSASQQVAIVAAAAIGFALNQLMAPQDLAQWGWRIPFGIGCVIIPFIFLLRRSLEETAEFAQRRQPVTMKQVMRGLANNASIVIAGGLMVALTTTAFYLITVYAPTFGKTVLKLSTGDALIVTLLVGVSNFMWLPIGGTLSDRFGRKPLLVTMSVMCILTAYPVLAFLAAAPSFAHMLQALLWLSFIYGLYNGAMIPALTEQMPAHVRVAGFSLAYGLATAVFGGFTPVISTWLIHVTGDKAAPGYWLIFASVCALAATLFLYRRQGNPATATGLDAAAEAQK from the coding sequence GTGCATACCTATCGTGGAGGGCGATTGATGCAGACTTCCCGCATTGAGGGAAAACCGCAGTCGAAACTTGGGATGGTGCTGAGGGTGACCTCGGGCAACTTCCTTGAGCAATTCGACTTCTTTTTATTCGGGTTCTACGCAACGCAGATTGCCGCGGCCTTCTTCCCGGCGAGCAACGAATTCGCGTCGTTGATGATGACCTTCGCTGTGTTTGGCGCGGGCTTTTTGATGCGGCCGCTGGGGGCGGTGATCCTGGGCGCCTACATCGACGATGTCGGGCGTCGCCAAGGCTTGATCGTCACCTTGGCGATCATGGCCAGCGGCACTGTCCTGGTCGTGCTGGTGCCAGGCTATGCGAGCATCGGCTTGTGGGCACCGGCACTGGTGCTGCTTGGCCGTTTGCTGCAGGGCTTCTCGGCCGGTGCCGAAATGGGCGGCGTATCGGTGTATCTGACTGAGATTGCGACGCCGGGTCGGCGCGGCTTCTACGCCAGTTGGCAATCGGCCAGCCAGCAGGTCGCCATCGTCGCTGCGGCAGCGATCGGGTTTGCGCTCAATCAGCTCATGGCACCGCAGGATCTGGCGCAATGGGGTTGGCGGATTCCGTTCGGCATCGGTTGCGTCATCATTCCTTTCATCTTCCTGCTGCGGCGAAGCCTGGAAGAGACTGCGGAGTTTGCGCAGCGCCGCCAGCCGGTCACCATGAAGCAGGTGATGCGTGGGCTGGCGAACAATGCCAGCATCGTGATTGCCGGCGGCTTGATGGTCGCGCTGACGACGACCGCGTTCTATCTGATCACCGTCTACGCACCGACGTTCGGCAAGACCGTGCTCAAACTCAGCACCGGCGATGCGTTGATCGTGACACTGCTGGTGGGCGTCTCCAATTTCATGTGGCTCCCCATCGGCGGCACGCTCAGCGACCGCTTCGGCCGCAAGCCGCTGCTGGTGACCATGTCGGTGATGTGCATCCTGACCGCCTACCCGGTGCTCGCGTTTCTTGCGGCCGCACCGAGCTTCGCGCATATGTTGCAAGCGCTGCTGTGGCTGTCCTTCATCTATGGCCTCTACAACGGCGCCATGATTCCGGCACTCACCGAACAGATGCCGGCGCATGTGCGGGTAGCAGGATTCTCGCTCGCCTACGGCTTGGCGACTGCGGTGTTTGGCGGCTTTACGCCGGTGATTTCCACCTGGCTGATCCATGTCACGGGCGACAAGGCGGCGCCCGGTTACTGGCTGATCTTCGCTTCGGTGTGCGCGCTGGCGGCGACATTGTTTTTATATCGCCGCCAAGGCAACCCAGCGACAGCGACCGGCCTGGATGCTGCTGCAGAAGCGCAAAAATGA
- a CDS encoding hybrid sensor histidine kinase/response regulator gives MYASQRRRLLLTLSIVLGGMVVAMVAAGHFVEQNALHDESATVRRQLRLYAQALQQRIDRHRTLPQILALDPELRAAVSGPLSPAQVDALNRKLERANNVTQSSTLTLINRDGVALAASNWRAPRSNVGVDYAFRPYYQQALATGSGSFYGIGMTTSEPGYFLSQAIVGGAGQVQGVVVIKIALAALEREWLQTPDIVLASDAHDVVFLASRSEWRYRVLAPLSDRDRRELQSTRQYADQELRPLRRRLIEQTGDGGVLADIRDPPLGAQVLWQTLEVPESGWRLHLLHDTRVSAAAGRAAAIAAAGAWLALAVLWLFVQQQRRLSALRQRSRHELETLLQQHAEELRTAQDGVVTAAQQANAGLSRSLEHLPQGVVVIDEALNLVAWNSRYVELFRFPQELLKIGRPIEDLFRFNARRGLLGPGPIEAAIERRLNHLRSGKPHMRESEKEDGTVLEIRGNPLPDGGFVTSYADITSYKNAARELRSLADALEHRVAERTRDLAEAKREAESANRYKTRFVASAVHDLLQPLNAARMFVSVLRGQVHDAGSARVVDNIDGALAAQDAILNSLLDISRLEAGSLKTQVRDFALAPLLETLAREFGILAEDRGLVLESVPTSAVILSDENLLRRILQNFLSNAIRYTPRGRVLIGCRRRGGWLRIEVHDQGPGIPDALQHEIFEEFRRLDDGVANDRGAGLGLAIVERIGRLLGHPIGLRSTLGSGSVFSVTVPLGERAAIARQLPPPAGTAEHGNDPILHDCRVWCVDDEPLVCEATRTLLERWECRVDFAGGPDEALSAANAEEVPELLLLDVRMGTHYGPMLLPQLVERWRREPRVILVTAEHDPALREHALDLGWGLMSKPVRPPALRALVTQMLMRRG, from the coding sequence ATGTACGCATCGCAACGCCGCCGTCTGCTGCTCACCCTGTCCATCGTGCTGGGCGGGATGGTGGTGGCCATGGTCGCGGCCGGGCACTTCGTCGAACAAAACGCGCTGCACGATGAAAGTGCCACCGTGCGCCGCCAGCTGCGGCTCTACGCGCAGGCGCTGCAGCAGCGTATCGACCGCCATCGCACGCTGCCGCAGATTCTGGCGCTGGACCCGGAGCTACGCGCAGCCGTCTCCGGCCCACTGTCGCCGGCACAGGTGGATGCGCTCAATCGCAAACTCGAACGCGCCAATAACGTTACCCAATCGTCCACGCTGACCTTGATCAACCGCGACGGCGTGGCACTGGCGGCCAGCAACTGGCGGGCGCCGCGCAGCAACGTCGGCGTGGATTACGCCTTCCGTCCGTATTACCAGCAGGCGCTGGCCACCGGCAGCGGCAGCTTCTACGGCATCGGCATGACCACCAGCGAGCCAGGCTATTTCCTGTCGCAGGCCATTGTGGGAGGCGCCGGCCAGGTGCAGGGCGTGGTGGTGATCAAAATCGCGCTGGCCGCCCTGGAACGCGAGTGGCTGCAGACACCGGATATCGTGCTGGCGTCGGACGCACACGATGTGGTGTTTCTGGCCAGCCGGTCGGAATGGCGCTACCGCGTGCTGGCCCCGCTCAGCGACCGTGATCGCCGCGAACTGCAAAGCACGCGCCAGTACGCCGATCAGGAATTGCGGCCGCTGCGGCGCCGGCTGATCGAGCAGACCGGCGACGGGGGTGTGCTGGCCGACATCCGCGACCCGCCGCTCGGCGCGCAGGTGCTGTGGCAGACCCTGGAAGTGCCCGAAAGCGGCTGGCGCCTGCATCTACTACACGACACCCGCGTCAGTGCCGCTGCCGGCCGCGCCGCCGCAATCGCCGCCGCCGGCGCATGGCTGGCGCTGGCCGTGCTGTGGTTGTTCGTGCAGCAACAGCGGCGGCTGTCGGCGTTGCGCCAGCGTAGCCGGCACGAACTGGAAACCCTGTTGCAGCAACACGCCGAAGAACTGCGCACCGCGCAGGACGGCGTGGTCACTGCCGCCCAGCAGGCCAATGCCGGTCTGAGCCGCAGCCTGGAACATCTGCCGCAAGGCGTGGTGGTGATCGACGAGGCGCTCAACCTGGTAGCGTGGAATTCGCGCTATGTGGAGCTGTTCCGTTTCCCACAGGAACTGCTCAAGATCGGCCGCCCGATCGAAGACCTGTTCCGCTTCAATGCACGCCGCGGCTTGCTGGGGCCGGGACCGATCGAAGCGGCGATCGAGCGGCGCCTGAATCACTTGCGCAGCGGCAAGCCGCATATGCGCGAGAGCGAGAAAGAAGATGGCACGGTGCTGGAAATTCGCGGCAACCCGCTGCCCGATGGTGGTTTTGTCACCAGTTACGCCGACATCACCAGCTACAAGAATGCCGCACGCGAACTGCGCTCGCTGGCGGACGCACTGGAACACCGCGTGGCCGAGCGTACCCGCGATCTGGCGGAGGCCAAGCGCGAGGCCGAAAGCGCCAACCGCTACAAGACCCGCTTCGTCGCCTCGGCGGTGCACGACCTGCTGCAGCCGCTCAATGCTGCACGCATGTTCGTCTCGGTGTTGCGTGGGCAAGTGCATGACGCCGGCAGCGCGCGCGTGGTCGACAACATCGACGGTGCGCTGGCGGCACAGGACGCCATCCTCAACAGTTTGCTCGACATCTCGCGCCTGGAAGCGGGCAGCCTGAAGACCCAGGTGCGCGACTTTGCGCTGGCGCCCTTGCTGGAGACCTTGGCGCGCGAGTTCGGCATTCTGGCCGAAGACCGCGGGCTGGTGCTGGAATCGGTACCTACGTCGGCAGTGATATTGAGCGATGAAAACCTGCTGCGCCGCATCCTGCAGAACTTTCTCTCCAACGCCATCCGTTACACGCCGCGCGGACGCGTGCTGATCGGCTGCCGTCGCCGCGGCGGCTGGCTGCGCATCGAGGTGCACGACCAGGGCCCCGGCATTCCCGACGCCTTGCAGCACGAAATCTTCGAAGAATTCCGTCGCCTGGATGACGGTGTGGCCAACGATCGCGGCGCGGGACTGGGCCTGGCCATCGTCGAGCGCATCGGCCGTCTGCTCGGCCATCCCATCGGTCTGCGTTCCACGCTGGGCAGTGGCAGCGTGTTTTCGGTGACCGTGCCGCTGGGCGAACGCGCCGCAATCGCGCGGCAGTTGCCGCCGCCTGCCGGCACGGCCGAACACGGCAACGACCCCATCCTGCACGACTGCCGCGTGTGGTGCGTGGACGATGAGCCACTGGTGTGCGAGGCCACCCGCACGCTGCTGGAACGTTGGGAATGCCGCGTGGATTTTGCCGGCGGCCCGGATGAGGCATTGAGCGCTGCCAATGCGGAAGAGGTGCCGGAATTGCTGCTGCTGGATGTGCGCATGGGCACGCACTACGGCCCCATGCTGCTGCCGCAGCTGGTCGAGCGCTGGCGACGCGAACCGCGCGTGATCCTGGTCACCGCAGAACACGACCCCGCCCTGCGCGAGCACGCGCTGGACCTGGGCTGGGGCTTGATGTCCAAACCAGTACGCCCGCCGGCCCTGCGTGCGCTGGTGACGCAGATGCTGATGCGGCGCGGGTAG
- a CDS encoding OprO/OprP family phosphate-selective porin, producing MRLNLFVLAVAAAIVPAAANAATSIENWPTKYTFGDGTELGLTGNYVYDDNNFSGDDRLEDRNDFRRKEFGATIKKKGVYDAMVSYDFKSKLWLDVFYRFETKALFGQDYGRVRLGYMKVPVGLEAVQSSRAGSFMELGLPIQAVFEGRRTGAEWTLERQQYLLQAGAYGGKDLQGDNPGTTQAVHVAWTPFKAEGDVLHLGIAGSIETPRGYSDGRGVSFSPRVRLRARPEAGLTDVRLIDTSTILDVDHVIRTGLEAVWIHGPFSLQSKALRAEVARNENKPNFIAQGQYIYGTWTLTGESRSYAGGVPGNIKPMHDYGAVELTARYSRLNLEDNNVHGGRQHDTTIGANWYLTSHFKFQANYSWVDASRNGVHATPHVMELRAQVQF from the coding sequence ATGCGCCTCAATCTATTTGTCCTCGCGGTGGCTGCTGCCATCGTTCCCGCCGCTGCCAACGCAGCCACCTCGATCGAAAACTGGCCGACCAAGTACACCTTTGGTGATGGCACCGAGCTGGGTCTGACCGGCAACTACGTCTACGACGACAACAACTTCTCCGGCGACGACCGCCTGGAAGACCGCAACGACTTCCGCCGCAAGGAATTCGGCGCCACCATCAAGAAGAAGGGCGTCTACGACGCCATGGTGTCCTACGATTTCAAGTCCAAGCTGTGGCTGGACGTGTTCTACCGGTTCGAGACCAAAGCCCTGTTCGGCCAGGATTACGGCCGCGTACGCCTGGGCTACATGAAGGTGCCGGTGGGTCTGGAAGCGGTGCAGAGCTCGCGTGCGGGCAGCTTCATGGAACTGGGCCTGCCGATCCAGGCCGTGTTTGAGGGCCGCCGTACCGGCGCGGAATGGACGCTGGAACGCCAGCAGTACCTGCTGCAGGCCGGCGCATACGGCGGCAAGGATCTGCAGGGCGACAACCCGGGCACCACCCAGGCCGTGCACGTGGCATGGACCCCGTTCAAGGCCGAAGGGGACGTACTGCACCTGGGCATCGCCGGCTCGATCGAAACCCCCCGCGGCTACAGCGACGGCCGCGGCGTGTCGTTCAGCCCACGCGTGCGCCTGCGTGCACGCCCGGAAGCCGGCCTGACCGACGTGCGTCTGATCGACACCAGCACCATTCTCGATGTGGACCACGTGATCCGCACCGGCCTGGAAGCGGTCTGGATCCATGGCCCGTTCTCGCTGCAGAGCAAAGCGCTGCGTGCCGAAGTGGCGCGCAACGAGAACAAGCCGAACTTCATCGCCCAGGGCCAGTACATCTACGGCACCTGGACGCTGACCGGCGAGTCGCGCAGCTATGCAGGCGGCGTCCCCGGCAACATCAAGCCGATGCACGACTACGGCGCGGTCGAACTGACCGCCCGTTACAGCCGCCTGAACCTGGAAGACAACAACGTCCACGGCGGCCGTCAGCACGACACCACCATCGGCGCCAACTGGTACCTCACCAGCCACTTCAAGTTCCAGGCCAACTACAGCTGGGTGGATGCCTCGCGCAATGGCGTGCATGCAACCCCGCACGTGATGGAACTGCGTGCGCAGGTGCAGTTCTAA
- a CDS encoding dicarboxylate/amino acid:cation symporter yields the protein MHISKPAGPLPASVPFYRQLYFQVVVAIILGALLGRFEPAFAESLKPLGDAFIKLVKMIIAPVIFLTIVTGIAGMTHLKTVGRVFGKAMVYFLFFSTLALVVGLVVAHVVQPGAGMNINPADLDQSAVKSYVEKSHDLTLVGFLMDIIPNSLIGAFTGDQVVNGKLTGPNILQVLFVAVLFGVSLALVGERGKPVLNLLEALIAPVFKLVHILMRAAPIGAFGAIAFTIGKYGVESLVNLAWLVGSFYLTSLLFVLVILGVVCRLCGFSVLKLIRYLKAELLLVLGTSSSESALPSLMEKMEKAGCEKSVVGLVVPTGYSFNLDGTNIYMTLAALFIAQATNTELTLGHQIALLAVAMLSSKGAAGVTGAGFITLAATLAVVPEVPVAGMALILGVDRFMSECRSLTNFIGNAVATVVVSRWENALDRDRLTLVLDGGEPPLLAPVGEPGVAPAALR from the coding sequence ATGCACATCAGCAAACCTGCCGGCCCCCTGCCGGCATCTGTCCCCTTCTATCGCCAGCTGTATTTCCAGGTGGTGGTGGCGATCATCCTGGGTGCCCTGCTGGGCCGTTTCGAACCCGCCTTTGCCGAAAGCCTCAAGCCGCTGGGCGACGCCTTCATCAAGCTGGTGAAGATGATCATCGCCCCGGTGATCTTCCTGACCATCGTGACCGGCATCGCCGGCATGACCCACCTAAAAACGGTGGGCCGGGTGTTCGGCAAGGCGATGGTCTACTTTCTGTTCTTCTCCACCTTGGCCCTGGTGGTCGGTCTGGTCGTTGCCCATGTGGTGCAGCCCGGCGCCGGCATGAACATCAACCCGGCCGATCTGGATCAGAGCGCGGTCAAGAGCTATGTCGAGAAGTCGCACGACCTGACCCTGGTCGGCTTCCTGATGGACATCATCCCCAACTCGCTGATCGGCGCCTTCACCGGCGACCAGGTGGTCAACGGCAAGCTGACCGGGCCGAACATCTTGCAGGTGCTGTTCGTGGCGGTGCTGTTCGGTGTGTCGCTGGCGTTGGTGGGCGAGCGCGGCAAGCCGGTGCTGAACCTGCTGGAAGCGCTGATCGCCCCGGTGTTCAAGCTGGTGCACATCCTGATGCGTGCTGCGCCGATCGGTGCCTTCGGTGCGATCGCCTTCACCATCGGCAAGTACGGCGTCGAGTCGTTGGTCAATCTGGCCTGGCTGGTGGGGTCGTTTTACCTGACCTCCTTGTTGTTCGTGCTGGTGATCCTGGGGGTGGTGTGTCGGCTGTGCGGGTTTTCGGTACTCAAGCTGATTCGCTATCTGAAAGCCGAACTGCTGCTGGTGCTGGGCACGTCCTCGTCGGAGTCGGCATTGCCGTCGCTGATGGAAAAGATGGAAAAGGCCGGTTGCGAGAAGTCGGTGGTGGGCCTGGTGGTGCCGACCGGGTACTCGTTCAATCTGGACGGCACCAACATCTATATGACGCTGGCGGCGCTGTTCATCGCCCAGGCGACCAATACCGAGCTGACCCTGGGCCACCAGATCGCACTGCTGGCCGTGGCAATGCTCAGCTCCAAGGGCGCAGCCGGCGTCACCGGTGCGGGCTTCATCACCCTGGCCGCCACGCTGGCGGTGGTGCCTGAGGTGCCAGTGGCCGGCATGGCGCTGATCCTGGGCGTGGACCGTTTCATGAGCGAATGCCGCTCGTTGACCAACTTCATCGGCAATGCGGTGGCCACCGTGGTGGTGTCGCGCTGGGAAAATGCATTGGACCGCGACCGCCTCACGCTGGTCCTGGACGGCGGCGAACCGCCGCTGCTGGCCCCGGTCGGCGAGCCCGGCGTGGCGCCTGCCGCCCTGCGTTGA